In one window of Acanthochromis polyacanthus isolate Apoly-LR-REF ecotype Palm Island chromosome 8, KAUST_Apoly_ChrSc, whole genome shotgun sequence DNA:
- the ireb2 gene encoding iron-responsive element-binding protein 2 — MALTSPVKEHPYNHLIDTLKDGKIKFFNPHKLNDPRYDKLPLSIRVLLEAAIRSCDGFYTKEEDIQNILDWQQQQNKAEVPFSPARVLLQDFTGIPAMVDLAAMRDAVAKHGVDPSLVNPKCPTDLIVDHSLQIDYNKCAIQNAPNPGGGDSPSQSQGSSRSAPTRPPSRGGSQCGGQRGSCSKAACSDSAASPGRPSASVQQIENTPLLCPFHLKPVSETETAVKNQEMELIRNKERLQFFKWCSKVFKNVNVVPPDVGAVHQVNLEYLSRVVQVHDGFIYPDSVVGTDSHTTMINGLGILGWGVGGIESEAVMLGQPVSLTLPQVVGCKLVGSINPLTTSIDIVLGITKHLRQAGISGKFVEFFGPGVSQLSAPDRTTIANMCPEYNATVSFFPVDQVTLKHFKKTNFAQEKLELLESYMKAVKLFRSYEDNSEDPEYSEVIEIDLSSMVPHVSGPKRPQDRVAVSSMKQDFQSCLDEKVGFKGFHIAKEKQETRVPFLHCGQEYQLAHGSVVIAAVISCTNNCNPSVMLTAGLLAKKAVEAGLVVKPYIRTSLAPGSGMVTHYLNTSGVLPYLSQLGFEVIGYGCATCVGNTAPLPEAVVDAIKQGDLVACGVLSGNRHFEGRLCDCVRANYLASPPLVVAYAIAGTVGIDFEKEPLGFTSEGKEVYLRDIWPSREEVQQTEEDKVISSMFRDLRGRMEKGNMFWNNIECPESVVFPWDHKSTYIRSPSFFSKLSKEVHPPQSIENAHALLFLGDKVTTDHISPAGSIARVSAAAKYLLSKRLTPREFNSYGARRGNDAVMTRGTFASIKLQNRFIGKAGPKTLHIPSNQTLDVFEAADRYQRDGIPLIILAGKDYGSGNSRDWVAKGPYLLGVRAVIAESFEKLHKNQLVGMGIMPLQFLTGQNADSLELSGKERFSIILPESLSPRQQLTVKTSQGKSFDVTALFDTEMDILFFQHGGLLRYVARTLL, encoded by the exons ATGGCGCTCACTTCCCCAGTCAAAG AGCACCCATACAACCATCTAATTGACACACTGAAAGATGGAAAGATCAAGTTCTTCAATCCACATAAATTAAATGATCCAAGATATG ACAAGCTGCCTCTCTCAATCCGCGTCTTACTGGAGGCAGCAATACGTAGCTGCGATGGCTTTTACACGAAAGAGGAAGACATCCAGAACATCTTGgactggcagcagcagcagaataaagCTGAGGTGCCATTCTCTCCAGCTCGAGTCCTCCTGCAGGACTTCAC TGGTATTCCTGCCATGGTGGACCTGGCAGCCATGAGAGACGCTGTGGCTAAGCATGGTGTGGATCCAAGCCTGGTCAACCCGAAATGCCCCACAGACCTTATAGTAGACCACTCATTACAGATTGATTATAACAAATG TGCCATACAGAATGCTCCCAACCCTGGTGGAGGGGACAGTCCAAGCCAGAGCCAGGGTTCTTCTCGCTCAGCTCCCACCAGGCCTCCGTCCAGAGGAGGCTCACAGTGTGGAGGCCAGCGGGGCTCCTGTAGTAAAGCTGCCTGCAGTGACTCTGCTGCTTCCCCGGGTCGACCTTCAGCCTCTGTCCAGCAGATTGAGAACACACCTCTCCTCTGCCCTTTCCACCTGAAACCCGTCTCTGA aacTGAAACAGCTGTGAAGAATCAGGAAATGGAACTGatcagaaacaaagaaagacttCAGTTCTTCAAG TGGTGTTCCAAAGTATTTAAGAATGTGAACGTGGTTCCTCCGGATGTTGGCGCAGTCCACCAGGTGAATCTGGAGTATCTGTCCAGAGTGGTGCAGGTCCACGACGGATTCATCTACCCTGACAGCGTCGTGGGAACTGACTCTCATACCACCATGATCAACGGCCTGGGCATTCTTGGCTGGG GTGTTGGAGGCATTGAGTCAGAGGCTGTGATGTTGGGTCAGCCCGTGTCTCTGACCCTTCCTCAGGTGGTCGGCTGTAAACTGGTGGGCTCCATTAACCCCCTGACCACATCTATAGACATCGTCCTCGGCATCACAAAG cacTTGCGACAAGCTGGTATTTCTGGGAAGTTTGTGGAGTTTTTCGGACCCGGTGTCTCCCAGCTATCAGCTCCTGACCGAACCACCATTGCCAACATGTGCCCAGAATACAATGCTACTGTTAGCTTCTTCCCTGTCGACCAAGTCACACTCAAGCACTTTAAAAAGACAA ATTTTGCCCAAGAAAAACTTGAATTGTTGGAGTCTTACATGAAGGCTGTAAAACTTTTCCGAAGCTATGAAGACAACTCAGAAGACCCCGAGTACTCTGAG GTGATTGAGATCGACCTGAGCTCTATGGTGCCCCATGTGAGTGGACCGAAGCGGCCTCAGGACAGAGTAGCAGTCAGCAGCATGAAACAAGACTTCCAGAGTTGTCTTGATGAGAAG GTGGGTTTTAAAGGCTTTCACATCGCTAAGGAGAAGCAGGAGACCCGTGTTCCTTTCCTGCACTGTGGTCAGGAGTACCAGCTGGCCCATGGCTCCGTGGTCATCGCTGCTGTTATCAGCTGTACCAACAACTGCAACCCGTCTGTCATGTTGACTGCAG GTCTTCTGGCCAAAAAGGCTGTGGAGGCCGGGCTTGTCGTCAAGCCTTACATTCGGACCAGTCTGGCTCCTGGAAGTGGCATGGTCACTCACTACCTCAATACCAGTGGAGTCCTGCCTTACCTAAGCCAGCTGGG GTTTGAGGTGATAGGTTATGGCTGTGCCACGTGTGTGGGGAACACAGCACCGCTACCAGAAGCTGTCGTAGATGCAATCAAACAG GGGGATCTGGTGGCCTGCGGTGTGCTATCAGGCAACAGGCACTTTGAAGGCCGTCTATGCGACTGTGTGCGTGCCAACTACCTGGCCTCCCCTCCCCTGGTGGTGGCTTATGCTATTGCAGGCACTGTGGGAATCGACTTTGAGAAAGAGCCTTTGG GTTTTACATCGGAGGGGAAGGAGGTGTATCTTCGCGATATCTGGCCGTCCAGAGAGGAGGTCCAACAGACTGAAGAGGACAAAGTCATCTCCTCCATGTTTAGGGATCTCAGGGGAAGGATGGAG AAAGGGAACATGTTTTGGAACAACATCGAATGTCCAGAATCTGTAGTTTTCCCCTGGGATCACAAGTCCACATATATCCGTTCACCGTCTTTCTTCAGCAAATTG agTAAAGAGGTGCATCCCCCTCAGTCGATAGAAAATGCCCATGCCTTACTGTTCCTTGGGGACAAAGTGACCACGGACCACATCTCACCAGCGGGCAGCATCGCCAGGGTCAGCGCTGCTGCTAAGTACCTGCTGAGCAAACG GCTGACACCGCGCGAGTTCAATTCGTACGGCGCTCGCAGAGGGAATGACGCAGTGATGACCAGAGGCACGTTTGCCAGCATCAAGCTCCAGAATCGATTCATCGGCAAAGCAGGCCCAAAGACTTTgcacattccttcaaaccagaca CTGGACGTCTTCGAGGCAGCTGATCGCTATCAGAGAGACGGTATTCCCCTTATTATCCTGGCAGGCAAAGACTACGGCTCTGGAAACTCCAGGGACTGGGTAGCCAAAGGACCATACCTGCTG GGAGTGCGTGCAGTCATCGCTGAGAGCTTTGAGAAGCTGCACAAGAACCAGCTGGTGGGAATGGGCATCATGCCGCTCCAGTTTCTGACCGGACAGAACGCCGACTCACTGGAGCTCAGTGGGAAGGAGAGGTTCAGCATCATCCTGCCAGAGAGCCTGAGTCCGAGGCAGCAGCTCACTGTCAAG ACCAGCCAAGGAAAGTCCTTTGACGTCACCGCTCTGTTTGACACTGAGATGGACATTCTCTTTTTCCAACACGGAGGGCTTCTTAGATACGTTGCCCGGACTTTGCTCTGA
- the slc25a44a gene encoding solute carrier family 25 member 44a isoform X2 gives MQQKGAIQIIEWEDLDKRKFYSLGVFMTLTTRATVYPASLIRTRLQVQKGKTLYSGTFDAFCKILRAEGVQGLYRGFMVNTFTLISGQAYITTYELVRKYVSQYSPSNTVKSVVAGGAASLVAQTITVPIDVVSQHLMMQGQGEHLTRFKPKPKMMLAATKSRPTFGQTRDITVQIFAADGFKGFYRGYVASLLTYIPNSALWWPFYHFYAAVLISTKRVPPPDSSGRGRTNGSSNRLHHHQPHGCCSCQSTGGGTLICY, from the exons ATGCAGCAGAAAGGTGCCATCCAGATCATTGAATGGGAGGACCTGGACAAGAGGAAGTTCTACTCCCTGGGAGTGTTCATGACCTTGACCACCAGGGCCACCGTCTATCCGGCCAGCCTCATCCGAACCCGCCTCCAGGTGCAGAAGGGGAAGACGCTCTACTCGGGCACCTTCGACGCTTTCTGCAAGATCCTGCGAGCAGAGGGTGTGCAGGGCCTCTACCGTGGCTTCATGGTCAATACCTTCACCCTGATTTCAGGACAGGCTTATATCACCACCTATGAACTGGTGCGCAAGTACGTGTCCCAGTACTCGCCCAGTAACACGGTGAAGTCGGTGGTGGCAGGAGGGGCAGCGTCCCTGGTGGCTCAGACCATCACTGTGCCCATAGACGTGGTGTCTCAGCACCTGATGATGCAAGGACAGGGGGAACACCTGACTCGCTTCAAGCCCAAACCCAAAATGATGCTCGCAGCAACTAAGAGCAGACCAACTTTCGGGCAAACTCGTGACATCACGGTGCAGATATTTGCAGCTGATGGCTTCAAGGGATTTTACAGGGGCTATGTGGCATCGCTACTTACCTACATCCCCAACAGTGCACTCTGGTGGcctttttaccatttttatgcAG CTGTCCTTATTAGCACCAAGCGAGTGCCCCCACCTGATTCTTCAGGCCGTGGCAGGACCAATGGCAGCAGCAACCGCCTCCACCATCACCAACCCCATGGATGTTGTTCGTGCCAGAGTAcag GTGGAGGGACGCTCATCTGTTATTGA
- the skic8 gene encoding SKI8 subunit of superkiller complex protein isoform X2, translated as MTSHDDAIWTAAWGKSEADGSETIVTGSLDDMVKVWKWSDEKLELQWTLEGHQLGVVSVDISHNGAIAASSSLDAHIRLWDLESGKQIKSMDAGPVDAWTVAFSPDSKYIATGSHLGKVNIFGVESGKKEYSLDTRGKFILSIAYSPDGKYLASGAIDGIINIFDIATGKLLHTLEGHAMPIRSLTFSPDSQLLVTASDDGYIKIYDVQHANLAGTLSGHGSWVLNVAFSPDDTHFVSSSSDKSVKVWDASSRACINTFFDHQDQVWSVKYNSNGSKIISAGDDRAIHIYDCPM; from the exons ATGACTT CACACGACGATGCCATCTGGACGGCAGCGTGGGGTAAAAGTGAAGCTGACGGCTCAGAAACCATCGTGACTGGTTCCCTAGATGATATGGTGAAAGTCTGGAaatg GTCGGATGAGAAGTTGGAGCTGCAGTGGACTCTGGAGGGCCACCAGCTGGGTGTGGTGTCAGTTGACATCAGTCACAACGGAGCCATCGCCGCCTCCAGCTCCCTCGACGCACACATCCGTCTGTGGGACCTGGAGTCAGGAAAACAGATTAAATCTATGGATGCTGGACCAG TTGATGCATGGACGGTCGCCTTCTCCCCAGACTCTAAATACATCGCCACAGGAAGCCATCTCGGAAAAGTCAACATCTTCGGTGTGGAAAGCGGCAAGAAGGAGTACTCTCTGGACACCCGAGGAAAATTCATCCTCAGTATAGCTTAT AGCCCTGATGGGAAGTATTTGGCCAGCGGAGCCATCGATGGAATCATCAACATCTTTGACATCGCCACCGGAAAGCTGCTCCACACACTGGAAG GTCACGCCATGCCCATCAGATCCCTCACCTTCTCTCCAGACTCCCAGCTCCTGGTCACAGCCTCTGACGATGgctatattaaaatatatgatGT GCAACATGCCAACCTGGCTGGCACGCTGAGCGGACACGGATCCTGGGTGCTTAATGTCGCCTTCTCTCCAGACGACACACACTTTGTCTCAAG CTCGTCTGATAAGAGTGTGAAGGTTTGGGACGCCAGCTCCAGAGCATGTATCAACACTTTCTTCGACCATCAAGACCAG GTGTGGAGCGTAAAGTACAACAGCAACGGCTCAAAGATCATCTCGGCTGGAGATGACCGAGCCATCCACATCTACGACTGCCCCATGTGA
- the slc25a44a gene encoding solute carrier family 25 member 44a isoform X1: MQQKGAIQIIEWEDLDKRKFYSLGVFMTLTTRATVYPASLIRTRLQVQKGKTLYSGTFDAFCKILRAEGVQGLYRGFMVNTFTLISGQAYITTYELVRKYVSQYSPSNTVKSVVAGGAASLVAQTITVPIDVVSQHLMMQGQGEHLTRFKPKPKMMLAATKSRPTFGQTRDITVQIFAADGFKGFYRGYVASLLTYIPNSALWWPFYHFYAEQLSLLAPSECPHLILQAVAGPMAAATASTITNPMDVVRARVQVEGRSSVIETFKQLLAEEGVWVMTKGLSARIISSTPTSVLIVVGYETLKRLSLRADLVETRHW, encoded by the exons ATGCAGCAGAAAGGTGCCATCCAGATCATTGAATGGGAGGACCTGGACAAGAGGAAGTTCTACTCCCTGGGAGTGTTCATGACCTTGACCACCAGGGCCACCGTCTATCCGGCCAGCCTCATCCGAACCCGCCTCCAGGTGCAGAAGGGGAAGACGCTCTACTCGGGCACCTTCGACGCTTTCTGCAAGATCCTGCGAGCAGAGGGTGTGCAGGGCCTCTACCGTGGCTTCATGGTCAATACCTTCACCCTGATTTCAGGACAGGCTTATATCACCACCTATGAACTGGTGCGCAAGTACGTGTCCCAGTACTCGCCCAGTAACACGGTGAAGTCGGTGGTGGCAGGAGGGGCAGCGTCCCTGGTGGCTCAGACCATCACTGTGCCCATAGACGTGGTGTCTCAGCACCTGATGATGCAAGGACAGGGGGAACACCTGACTCGCTTCAAGCCCAAACCCAAAATGATGCTCGCAGCAACTAAGAGCAGACCAACTTTCGGGCAAACTCGTGACATCACGGTGCAGATATTTGCAGCTGATGGCTTCAAGGGATTTTACAGGGGCTATGTGGCATCGCTACTTACCTACATCCCCAACAGTGCACTCTGGTGGcctttttaccatttttatgcAG AGCAGCTGTCCTTATTAGCACCAAGCGAGTGCCCCCACCTGATTCTTCAGGCCGTGGCAGGACCAATGGCAGCAGCAACCGCCTCCACCATCACCAACCCCATGGATGTTGTTCGTGCCAGAGTAcag GTGGAGGGACGCTCATCTGTTATTGAGACGTTCAAGCAGCTGCTGGCTGAGGAGGGCGTCTGGGTGATGACCAAGGGGCTGTCTGCCCGCATCATCTCCTCCACTCCCACATCGGTGCTCATCGTGGTCGGATATGAGACCCTGAAAAGACTGAGTCTGCGAGCCGATCTAGTCGAGACCAGACACTGGTGA
- the skic8 gene encoding SKI8 subunit of superkiller complex protein isoform X1, with protein sequence MSTQYSILFKQEHAHDDAIWTAAWGKSEADGSETIVTGSLDDMVKVWKWSDEKLELQWTLEGHQLGVVSVDISHNGAIAASSSLDAHIRLWDLESGKQIKSMDAGPVDAWTVAFSPDSKYIATGSHLGKVNIFGVESGKKEYSLDTRGKFILSIAYSPDGKYLASGAIDGIINIFDIATGKLLHTLEGHAMPIRSLTFSPDSQLLVTASDDGYIKIYDVQHANLAGTLSGHGSWVLNVAFSPDDTHFVSSSSDKSVKVWDASSRACINTFFDHQDQVWSVKYNSNGSKIISAGDDRAIHIYDCPM encoded by the exons atgagcacTCAG TACAGCATTCTGTTCAAGCAAGAACATG CACACGACGATGCCATCTGGACGGCAGCGTGGGGTAAAAGTGAAGCTGACGGCTCAGAAACCATCGTGACTGGTTCCCTAGATGATATGGTGAAAGTCTGGAaatg GTCGGATGAGAAGTTGGAGCTGCAGTGGACTCTGGAGGGCCACCAGCTGGGTGTGGTGTCAGTTGACATCAGTCACAACGGAGCCATCGCCGCCTCCAGCTCCCTCGACGCACACATCCGTCTGTGGGACCTGGAGTCAGGAAAACAGATTAAATCTATGGATGCTGGACCAG TTGATGCATGGACGGTCGCCTTCTCCCCAGACTCTAAATACATCGCCACAGGAAGCCATCTCGGAAAAGTCAACATCTTCGGTGTGGAAAGCGGCAAGAAGGAGTACTCTCTGGACACCCGAGGAAAATTCATCCTCAGTATAGCTTAT AGCCCTGATGGGAAGTATTTGGCCAGCGGAGCCATCGATGGAATCATCAACATCTTTGACATCGCCACCGGAAAGCTGCTCCACACACTGGAAG GTCACGCCATGCCCATCAGATCCCTCACCTTCTCTCCAGACTCCCAGCTCCTGGTCACAGCCTCTGACGATGgctatattaaaatatatgatGT GCAACATGCCAACCTGGCTGGCACGCTGAGCGGACACGGATCCTGGGTGCTTAATGTCGCCTTCTCTCCAGACGACACACACTTTGTCTCAAG CTCGTCTGATAAGAGTGTGAAGGTTTGGGACGCCAGCTCCAGAGCATGTATCAACACTTTCTTCGACCATCAAGACCAG GTGTGGAGCGTAAAGTACAACAGCAACGGCTCAAAGATCATCTCGGCTGGAGATGACCGAGCCATCCACATCTACGACTGCCCCATGTGA
- the skic8 gene encoding SKI8 subunit of superkiller complex protein isoform X3 yields MVKVWKWSDEKLELQWTLEGHQLGVVSVDISHNGAIAASSSLDAHIRLWDLESGKQIKSMDAGPVDAWTVAFSPDSKYIATGSHLGKVNIFGVESGKKEYSLDTRGKFILSIAYSPDGKYLASGAIDGIINIFDIATGKLLHTLEGHAMPIRSLTFSPDSQLLVTASDDGYIKIYDVQHANLAGTLSGHGSWVLNVAFSPDDTHFVSSSSDKSVKVWDASSRACINTFFDHQDQVWSVKYNSNGSKIISAGDDRAIHIYDCPM; encoded by the exons ATGGTGAAAGTCTGGAaatg GTCGGATGAGAAGTTGGAGCTGCAGTGGACTCTGGAGGGCCACCAGCTGGGTGTGGTGTCAGTTGACATCAGTCACAACGGAGCCATCGCCGCCTCCAGCTCCCTCGACGCACACATCCGTCTGTGGGACCTGGAGTCAGGAAAACAGATTAAATCTATGGATGCTGGACCAG TTGATGCATGGACGGTCGCCTTCTCCCCAGACTCTAAATACATCGCCACAGGAAGCCATCTCGGAAAAGTCAACATCTTCGGTGTGGAAAGCGGCAAGAAGGAGTACTCTCTGGACACCCGAGGAAAATTCATCCTCAGTATAGCTTAT AGCCCTGATGGGAAGTATTTGGCCAGCGGAGCCATCGATGGAATCATCAACATCTTTGACATCGCCACCGGAAAGCTGCTCCACACACTGGAAG GTCACGCCATGCCCATCAGATCCCTCACCTTCTCTCCAGACTCCCAGCTCCTGGTCACAGCCTCTGACGATGgctatattaaaatatatgatGT GCAACATGCCAACCTGGCTGGCACGCTGAGCGGACACGGATCCTGGGTGCTTAATGTCGCCTTCTCTCCAGACGACACACACTTTGTCTCAAG CTCGTCTGATAAGAGTGTGAAGGTTTGGGACGCCAGCTCCAGAGCATGTATCAACACTTTCTTCGACCATCAAGACCAG GTGTGGAGCGTAAAGTACAACAGCAACGGCTCAAAGATCATCTCGGCTGGAGATGACCGAGCCATCCACATCTACGACTGCCCCATGTGA